The Manis javanica isolate MJ-LG chromosome 2, MJ_LKY, whole genome shotgun sequence genome contains a region encoding:
- the LY6E gene encoding lymphocyte antigen 6E translates to MKVFLTALLAALLGAEQAQSLVCFSCTNQNSNFYCLKPTICSDSDNYCVTVSASAGIGNLVDFGHTLNKGCSPICPGPKGISLGVASVGTHCCQSFLCNLSAADGRLQASTTLLGLGLLLSLLLALLRLGP, encoded by the exons ATGAAGGTCTTCCTGACCGCGCTGCTGGCTGCCCTCCTGGGTGCGGAGCAAG CCCAGTCCCTGGTGTGCTTCTCCTGCACGAATCAGAACAGCAACTTCTACTGTCTGAAGCCGACCATCTGCTCTGACTCCGACAACTACTGTGTGACCGTATCTGCCTCTGCGGGCATCG GGAACTTGGTGGACTTCGGCCATACCCTGAACAAGGGCTGCTCCCCCATCTGCCCCGGCCCGAAGGGCATCAGTCTTGGTGTGGCGTCGGTGGGCACCCACTGCTGCCAGAGTTTCCTGTGCAACCTGAGCGCAGCCGACGGCAGGCTGCAGGCCAGCACCACCTTGCTGGGCCTTGGGCTCCTGCTCAGCCTCCTCTTGGCCCTGCTGCGGCTTGGCCCCTGA